Proteins found in one Larimichthys crocea isolate SSNF chromosome I, L_crocea_2.0, whole genome shotgun sequence genomic segment:
- the ankhd1 gene encoding ankyrin repeat and KH domain-containing protein 1 isoform X3: MQDAVAGTAMLTDGFEDEIDSVTPRSPVAGMGVGATPGGVGLGGIGIGVGGKKVRLYGEPGGPAAERLDFKLAAAAVLSSGPGSGSDEDEVSEVESFILDQEDLDNPIMKTASELLLSSATDGVDLRTVDPETQARLEALLEAAGIGKLSTADGKAFADPEVLRRLTSSVSCALDEAAAALTRMRAENTLNAGQADNRSLAEACSDGDVNAVRKLLDEGRSVNEHTEEGESLLCLACSAGYYELAQVLLAMHANVEDRGIKGDITPLMAAASGGYVDIVKLLLVHGADVNAQSSTGNTALTYACAGGFVDVVKVLLKEGANIEDHNENGHTPLMEAASAGHVEVARVLLEYGAGINTHSNEFKESALTLACYKGHLDMVRFLLEAGADQEHKTDEMHTALMEACMSQDGHVEVARLLLDSGAQVNMPADSFESPLTLAACGGHVELAALLIERGANLEEVNDEGYTPLMEAAREGHEEMVALLLAQGANINAQTEETQETALTLACCGGFLEVADFLIKAGADIELGCSTPLMEAAQEGHLELVKYLLAAGANVHATTATGDTALTYACENGHTDVADVLLQAGANLEHESEGGRTPLMKAARAGHLCTVQFLISKGANVNRATANNDHTVVSLACAGGHLAVVELLLAHGADPTHRLKDGSTMLIEAAKGGHTNVVSYLLDYPNNILSVPAPDLSQLTPPSQDASQVPRVPFQALAMVVPPQEPDRAPSNIATPPPVSSKGVSKQRQAALQPGVPSSVGRGPEAEPLPPFHLCQPLECIVEETEGKLNELGQRISAIEKAQLQSLELIQGEPLTKDKIEELKKSREEQVQKKKKILKELQKVERQLQLKTQQQFTKEYMEAKGLKEEQEAGQSQGPGPGPGSTPSAPGPLPTTPGALVHTSSDTDEEANKDGEQEEQPGDEGEEDEEDDDEEEGSEEEGDGEEDDYPKLPQVGTILYRDGPQPPQQPPLPPSPQAQPQPPPPPVPAAFVPIQPLPDYNSADYPGSTSPELQRVLVGQQMLGQQQQGQQLPGLSPGMIPQQAPDGLMVATPAQTLTDTLDDIMAAVSSRVPMMNTTTSPTPLSQPPTQMPANIASPPSVLPLYPSVDIDAHTESNHDTALTLACAGGHEELVSVLIARGANIEHRDKKGFTPLILAATAGHVGVVEVLLDKGGDIEAQSERTKDTPLSLACSGGRQEVVELLLLRGANKEHRNVSDYTPLSLAASGGYVNIIKILLNAGAEINSRTGSKLGISPLMLAAMNGHVPAVKLLLDMGSDINAQIETNRNTALTLACFQGRAEVVSLLLDRKANVEHRAKTGLTPLMEAASGGYAEVGRVLLDKGADVNAPPVPSSRDTALTIAADKGHYKFCELLINRGAHIDVRNKKGNTPLWLAANGGHFDVVQLLVHASADVDAADNRKITPLMAAFRKGHVKVVQYLVKEVNQFPSDIECMRYIATIADKELLKKCHQCMETIVKAKDQQAAEANKNASILLKELDLEKSREESKKQALAAKREKRKEKRKKKKEEQKRKQEEEEGQKTKEDCSEMQEQKEDSADEAEVPIEPPSATTTTTIGISATSTTFTTAFGKKRASVATTPSTNRKNKKNKTKDSSPNEPIILQDPQVALAQHKADKNKIHGEPRGGGGGVTGGNSDSDPLDSTDCASESSSSGGKSQELNYLPDLTSSSSSSSSSSSSSSAPSSGAAQSQILLRGPEKRHCPQLPMDGKVDNKVTVSISKPTQKAPDMIDSSNSLPSPFKTMALPITSPNSKLCLTSPKRGQKREEGWKEVVRRSKKLSVPASVVSRIMGRGGCNITAIQDVTGAHIDVDKQKDKNGERMITIRGGTESTRYAVQLINALIQDPAKELEDLIPRNHIRAPGSKTTSASFPSTTGTTSGSTTGPKALSALVTSTGVSFQPSSSSSSASSQAGGKIGKGLSSNVRQPFPVSLPLAYAHPQLALLAAQTMHQIRHPRLPMAQFGGTFSPAASTWGPFPVRPVSPGSANSSPKHNGGTNGTGGQARPNSTHSEHSSTASSGASVTTTNTTTTIAPNTSTAAGSPHTPNPTPYNPQPSLPTPSSVRKQLFAPDPKPAGVAPVSVAATSSSGSNAVRGTGSPAHHSSTTTTANAPQQPVGPISQPPIQPTKTEPSAVAPPGKDKPSLPVENQPVSVSESINSVGFTAPAMALPPKPEPRQQLPPPPSSVPSSEAPPPLLNPQHSSHLPSAPPPVLSHNVAHPNNTVPHFSAPAPRVSHRMQPPGPYYSLPEQQQQQQQQQTQQQQSVFVPFNAQQEPPKQTQNQTSQPTTLPPQAQAQAPGSLQVSANLGMMNGSQMQHVASAGKPQQLPPNFGAAGLFNFSTIFDNNSQVGNNQVWGGCHLPARSPPEQSYSAPPAYMMENMMPPPPPDSSKAPGYRSASQRMVNSPIALTSYATSISGSPVYLHGHTPVGTPSFSRQHFSPHPWSASTSGESPVPPPSTVSSSALSTSAVAPPPQPKPGSSSQQDRKVPPPIGTERLARIRGGSVNPPLLTTSYTASVGQGGIWSFGVGSASEAMSGWSQPLMSSHMMHPQLQAEQSAFSQHQPMEQDDTGIANPANNYHQPQHLPNSYMDFPKGMPMSMYGGTMLPPHPPMAEGPGGPMYNGLHAGDPAWSPIIKVVPNNADNSDPQQQVWPGTWAPHVGNVHLNHVN, translated from the exons GTGGAGTCATTCATCCTGGACCAGGAGGACCTTGATAACCCCATCATGAAGACGGCGTCAGAGTTGCTTTTATCCAGCGCCACAGATGGTGTAGATTTGAGGACTGTTGATCCAGAGACACAAGCCCGACTGGAAGCTCTACTGGAAGCCGCAG GCATCGGTAAACTGTCCACTGCCGATGGTAAAGCTTTTGCAGACCCCGAGGTGCTACGGCGACTGACGTCCTCTGTGAGTTGTGCCCTGGACGAAGCTGCTGCAGCCCTGACCCGTATGAGAGCCGAAAACACACTCAACGCCGGCCAAGCCGACAA CCGTAGTTTAGCAGAGGCGTGCTCAGACGGGGATGTCAATGCGGTGCGCAAGCTGCTGGACGAGGGACGGAGTGTCAACgaacacacagaggaaggagagagccTGCTGTGCCTCGCCTGCTCAGCCGGCTACTATGAACTCGCACAG GTTTTGTTGGCCATGCATGCCAACGTGGAGGACCGGGGCATCAAAGGAGACATAACGCCACTCATGGCTGCCGCCAGCGGAGGTTATGTGGACATCGTCAAACTGCTTCTCGTCCACGGGGCAGATGTTAATGCACAATCTTCCACAG GCAACACAGCTCTGACGTACGCGTGTGCTGGTGGCTTCGTCGACGTGGTGAAGGTGCTACTGAAAGAGGGTGCTAACATTGAGGACCACAACGAGAACGGACACACACCTCTCATGGAGGCGGCCAGTGCTGGCCACGTGGAAGTGGCCAGGGTACTCTTGGAGTATGGCGCTGGAATCAACACACACTCCAACGAGTTCAAGGAGAGCGCTCTCACACTCGCCTGCTATAaag GTCACTTGGATATGGTGCGTTTTCTGTTGGAGGCTGGAGCAGACCAGGAACACAAGACAGATGAGATGCACACAGCACTGATGGAGGCGTGCATG TCCCAGGACGGCCATGTGGAGGTGGCACGGCTGCTGTTGGACAGCGGCGCGCAGGTCAACATGCCAGCCGATTCCTTCGAGTCGCCCCTTACCCTCGCAGCCTGCGGAGGACACGTGGAGCTGGCAGCCTTGCTCATAGAGAGAGGAGCCAACCTGGAAGAG GTCAATGATGAGGGCTACACCCCTCTGATGGAGGCAGCTAGAGAAGGCCATGAGGAGATGGTAGCACTGCTGCTGGCTCAAG GTGCTAACATCAACGCCCAGACAGAGGAGACCCAGGAGACGGCATTAACTCTAGCATGCTGCGGAGGCTTCTTGGAAGTGGCCGACTTCCTCATCAAGGCGGGCGCTGACATTGAGCTGGGCTGCTCCACACCTCTAATGGAGGCTGCACAGGAAGGCCATCTGGAGTTGGTGAAATACCTACTGGCTGCAG GGGCAAACGTGCATGCCACCACAGCAACGGGCGACACAGCGTTGACGTATGCGTGTGAGAACGGGCACACTGATGTGGCTGatgtgctgctgcaggctggAGCCAACTTG GAACACGAGTCTGAAGGAGGGCGGACGCCCTTGATGAAGGCAGCAAGAGCAGGACACCTCTGTACAGTGCAGTTCCTAATCAGCAAAG GTGCTAATGTGAACAGAGCTACTGCCAACAATGATCACACAGTGGTGTCTCTGGCCTGTGCTGGAGGACATCTGGCtgtggtggagctgctgctggcacATGGGGCGGATCCCACACACAGACTCAAa GATGGTTCAACCATGTTGATAGAAGCTGCTAAGGGTGGCCACACCAATGTGGTTTCCTACCTGTTGGACTACCCCAACAACATCCTGTCTGTCCCAGCCCCCGACCTCTCCCAGCTCACTCCCCCCTCGCAAGATGCCTCTCAG GTTCCACGTGTCCCATTCCAAGCTCTCGCCATGGTAGTGCCCCCTCAGGAGCCCGACCGAGCCCCGTCAAACATCGCCACCCCCCCACCCGTCTCCAGCAAAG GCGTGTCGAAACAGAGACAGGCAGCCCTTCAGCCCGGTGTCCCCAGCTCAGTTGGCCGGGGTCCTGAAGCAGAGCCCCTGCCGCCCTTCCACTTGTGCCAGCCACTAGAGTGCATTGTGGAGGAGACGGAGGGAAAACTGAACGAGCTGGGTCAAAGAATCAGTGCTATTGAGAAGGCCCAGCTTCAGTCCCTAGAGCTCATTCAGGGGGAGCCGCTCACCAAAGACAAAATTGAGGAGctgaagaaaagcagagaggagcag gtacagaagaaaaagaaaatcttgaaGGAGTTGCAGAAGGTGGAGCgccagctgcagctgaaaacacagcaacagttCACCAAAGAGTACATGGAGGCGAAGGGTTtaaaggaggagcaggaggccgGACAAAGCCAGGGCCCCGGCCCGGGGCCCGGAAGTACGCCGTCTGCTCCAGGGCCCCTTCCCACGACACCTGGTGCCCTAGTACACACCAGCTCTGACACAGATGAAGAGGCCAACAAAGATGGGGAGCAAGAGGAGCAGCCAGGGGACGAAGGGGAAGAG GACGAGGAAGACGACGACGAAGAGGAAGGTTCGGAggaagagggagatggagaagagGACGACTACCCGAAGCTTCCTCAGGTGGGCACAATCCTCTACAGGGATGGGCCACAGCCTCCACAGCAGCCTCCTCTGCCCCCTTCGCCACAGGCTCAGCcccagcctcctcctccgcctgtTCCAGCTGCGTTCGTCCCTATCCAACCCCTGCCAGACTACAACTCTGCAGATTACCCGGGAAGCACCAGTCCAGAGCTGCAGAGGGTATTAGTGGGGCAACAGATGCTGGGGCAACAGCAGCAGGGTCAACAGTTGCCTGGGTTAAGCCCGGGAATGATACCTCAGCAGGCCCCAGATGGGCTCATGGTAGCTACACCTGCACAGACGCTCACAGACACGCTGGATGACATCATGGCGG CTGTGAGCAGCCGTGTGCCCATGATGAACACTACAACCTCACCCACACCCCTGTCCCAGCCACCCACACAGATGCCCGCAAACATCGCCTCGCCCCCTTCAGTCCTGCCCCTCTACCCCTCTGTTGACATAGATGCACAT ACGGAGAGCAACCATGACACAGCGCTGACACTGGCGTGTGCAGGAGGGCATGAGGAGCTAGTGTCTGTCCTAATTGCACGGGGAGCCAACATTGAGCACCGGGACAAAAAAG GTTTTACTCCTCTGATCCTGGCTGCCACTGCTGGTCACGTAGGAGTGGTGGAGGTACTCCTGGACAAAGGGGGTGACATTGAGGCTCAGTCAGAGAGAACCAAAGACACGCCCCTCTCCCTGGCCTGCTCTGGGGGACGCCAGGAG GTggttgagctgctgctgcttcggGGAGCCAATAAGGAACACCGCAACGTTTCCGACTACACGCCTCTTAGTCTGGCTGCTTCTGGGGGTTACGTCAACATCATCAAGATACTCCTCAACGCCGGAGCTGAGATCAACTCCAG GACTGGCAGCAAGCTGGGAATCTCTCCTCTGATGCTGGCAGCTATGAACGGTCATGTCCCGGCAGTGAAGCTGTTGCTGGATATGGGCTCGGACATCAACGCCCAGATTGAGaccaacagaaacacagctcTAACCCTAGCCTGCTTCCAGGGGCGCGCTGAGGTCGTCAGTCTGCTGCTAGATCGCAAGGCCAACGTTGAGCATCGTGCTAAG ACTGGCCTTACTCCTCTGATGGAAGCAGCCTCAGGAGGATATGCAGAGGTGGGCCGAGTGCTGCTGGACAAAGGCGCTGATGTCAACGCTCCGCCTGTTCCCTCATCGAGAGACACTGCCCTCACCATTGCTGCAGACAAAGGCCACTACAAGTTTTGTGAGCTGCTTATCAACAG GGGTGCCCATATCGATGTACGAAACAAGAAAGGGAACACTCCTCTCTGGCTGGCAGCAAACGGCGGTCATTTTGACGTGGTCCAGCTCTTGGTGCACGCCAGCGCTGATGTGGATGCAGCTGACAACCGCAAGATTACCCCACTCATGGCTGCATTTCGCAAG GGTCATGTGAAGGTGGTGCAGTATCTTGTGAAGGAGGTCAACCAGTTCCCATCAGATATCGAGTGCATGAGATATATCGCCACCATCGCTGACAAG GAGCTGTTGAAGAAGTGCCACCAATGCATGGAGACCATTGTCAAAGCCAAAGACCAGCAGGCAGCCGAGGCCAACAAGAATGCTAGCATTCTCCTTAAGGAGCTAGACTTGGAGAAG TCCCGAGAGGAGAGCAAGAAGCAGGCCCTGGCTGCTAAGCGTGAGAAGCGTAAGGAGAaacgaaagaagaagaaggaggagcagaagaggaagcaggaggaagaggaggggcaGAAAACTAAGGAGGATTGCTCTGAGATgcaggagcagaaggaggatTCAGCCGATG AAGCAGAGGTCCCTATTGAGCCTCCAAGTgcaactaccaccaccaccattggTATTTCTGCCACCTCCACCACTTTCACTACAGCCTTTGGTAAGAAGAGAGCGAGTGTGGCCACTACCCCGAGCACTAATCGcaagaacaaaaagaacaagaccAAGGACTCTTCGCCCAACGAACCCATCATATTACAGGATCCGCAG GTTGCACTAGCACAGCACAAGGCTGACAAGAACAAGATCCACGGTGAGCCACGGGGCGGGGGCGGGGGAGTGACTGGCGGCAACAGCGATTCCGACCCCTTGGATAGCACCGACTGTGCcagtgaaagcagcagcagcgggggCAAGAGTCAGGAGCTCAACTACCTCCCTgacctcacctcctcctcctcctcctcctcttcctcctcctcctcttcctcagccCCCTCTTCAGGAGCGGCTCAGTCTCAGATCCTCCTGCGCGGCCCAGAGAAGAGACACTGTCCTCAGCTGCCGATGGACGGCAAAGTGGACAACAAGGTCACGGTCTCCATCTCAAAACCAACGCAAAA AGCTCCGGACATGATCGACTCCTCCAATTCCTTGCCCTCTCCATTCAAGACCATGGCCCTTCCCATCACCTCACCCAACAGTAAACTCTGTCTCACAAGCCCCAAGAGAGGccagaagagagaagaaggttGGAAGGAGGTGGTCAGAAG ATCAAAGAAGCTGTCTGTGCCAGCCTCTGTCGTATCTCGGATCATGGGCCGAGGAGGCTGCAACATCACAGCCATCCAGGACGTGACAGGAGCTCACATCGACGTCGACAAACAGAAGGACAAGAACGGGGAGAGGATGATCACCATAAG AGGAGGCACGGAGTCTACACGGTATGCAGTCCAGCTGATCAATGCTCTAATCCAAGATCCAGCCAAAGAGCTTGAAGATCTGATCCCCCGGAATCACATCAGAGCCCCAGGCTCTAAAACAACCTCAGCTTCCTTCCCCAGTACCACAGGGACCACCAGTGGTTCAACCACCGGGCCTAAGGCCCTCAGCGCGTTGGTGACCTCCACAGGCGTCTCGTTCCAGCCCTCTTCATCCTCGTCTTCAGCCTCCTCTCAGGCCGGGGGAAAGATTGGGAAGGGGCTGTCATCAAACGTCAGACAGCCTTTCCCCGTGTCTCTGCCCTTGGCGTATGCCCACCCTCAGTTGGCTTTACTGGCTGCTCAGACCATGCACCAGATCAGACACCCTCGTCTACCCATGGCGCAGTTTGGTGGCACCTTCTCTCCCGCCGCGAGCACCTGGGGACCTTTCCCTGTGCGTCCCGTGAGTCCTGGCAGTGCTAACAGCTCCCCCAAACACAATGGAGGAACCAACGGCACGGGAGGCCAGGCCAGACCCAACTCGACCCATAGTGagcacagcagcacagccaGCTCAGGAGCCTCAGTCAcgaccaccaacaccaccaccaccatcgcTCCTAACACGTCTACAGCCGCAGGCTCGCCTCATACCCCGAACCCCACCCCATACAATCCCCAGCCGAGCCTCCCCACTCCTTCCTCTGTCAGAAAACAGCTCTTCGCGCCTGACCCCAAGCCTGCTGGTGTCGCCCCTGTGTCTGTGGCTGCAACTTCTTCTAGTGGCAGCAATGCAGTGCGAGGCACGGGTTCTCCTGCACATCACAGTTCCACTACAACTACGGCGAACGCCCCTCAGCAACCAGTCGGACCCATTTCGCAGCCCCCCATCCAGCCAACTAAAACAGAGCCCAGCGCTGTTGCCCCTCCTGGAAAAGACAAGCCCTCTCTACCTGTAGAGAACCAGCCTGTTTCTGTCAGCGAGAGCATCAACTCTGTGGGTTTCACTGCCCCTGCCATGGCTTTACCTCCCAAGCCAGAGCCTCGACAGCAGTtacctccccctccctcctctgtacCATCCTCAGAGGCTCCACCACCCCTCCTCAACCCACAGCACAGTTCCCATCTCCCCTCAgcacctcctcctgtcctctcacACAATGTTGCACATCCCAACAACACTGTACCCCACTTCTCAGCCCCTGCCCCCAGAGTCTCCCATCGTATGCAGCCACCAGGGCCTTACTACTCCCttcctgagcagcagcagcagcaacaacagcagcagacgCAACAGCAGCAATCTGTGTTTGTGCCCTTCAACGCTCAGCAAGAACCCCCGAAACAGACCCAAAACCAGACGTCCCAGCCCACAACTTTGCCTCCACAAGCCCAAGCTCAAGCTCCAGGCTCCCTTCAGGTCTCTGCTAACCTTGGGATGATGAACGGTTCCCAGATGCAGCATGTGGCCAGCGCAGGCAAGCCTCAGCAGTTACCCCCCAACTTTGGCGCTGCAGGTCTCTTCAACTTCAGCACCATCTTTGATAACAATAGCCAG GTTGGAAACAATCAGGTGTGGGGTGGATGCCATCTGCCAGCTCGATCACCTCCAGAGCAGTCGTACTCGGCCCCACCAGCCTACATGATGGAGAACATGAtgcccccgcctcctccagaCAGCTCCAAAGCGCCTGGCTACCGCTCTGCCTCACAGAGGATGGTCAACAGTCCCATCG CGTTGACCAGCTATGCCACCAGTATCTCTGGCAGCCCGGTGTATCTGCACGGTCATACACCGGTTGGCACACCCTCGTTCAGCAGACAGCACTTTTCTCCTCACCCTTGGAGTGCATCCACATCAG GTGAATCTCctgtccctcctccctccacgGTGTCATCCTCAGCTCTCTCCACCTCAGCTGTGgcccctcctcctcagcctaAGCCTGGCAGCTCATCGCAGCAGGACCGGAAGGTTCCCCCACCCATCGGCACAGAGCGGCTGGCCAGGATCAGGGGGGGTTCTGTTAACCCACCTCTCCTCACCACCAGCTACACGGCATCTGTTGGACAGGGAGGCATTTGGTCATTTGGGGTCGGCAGTGCTTCAG AGGCCATGTCTGGTTGGTCCCAGCCCCTAATGAGCAGCCACATGATGCACCCTCAGCTGCAGGCAGAGCAGTCGGCCTTCTCTCAGCACCAGCCCATGGAGCAGGATGACACAGGCATCGCAAACCCTGCCAACAACTACCACCAGCCGCAGCATTTGCCCAACAGTTACATGGACTTCCCAAAG GGGATGCCTATGTCAATGTATGGAGGAACCATGCTGCCCCCTCATCCTCCCATGGCAGAGGGGCCAGGGGGACCGATGTACAATGGTTTGCACGCTGGTGATCCTGCATGGAGCCCCATTATCAAAGTGGTCCCAAATAATGCAGATAACTCTGACCCACAGCAGCAG GTGTGGCCTGGTACCTGGGCACCTCATGTGGGCAATGTGCACCTGAACCATGTCAACTAG